In Oenanthe melanoleuca isolate GR-GAL-2019-014 chromosome 22, OMel1.0, whole genome shotgun sequence, the following proteins share a genomic window:
- the RASSF2 gene encoding ras association domain-containing protein 2 isoform X1, producing MELGGDAVPCGKDKFISRNELLLHLKTYNIYYEGQNLQLRHREEEGELIVEGLLNISWGLRRPIRLQMQDEHQRIRPPPSSSSWHSGCNLGTHGSLLKPSTLPDIPVTDGAAALSPESPGRGSAPRPEEAPQLMRTRSDVGVRPRGSARTPGEQRRLRRHRFSINGHFYNHKTSVFTPAYGSVTNVRINSAMTTPQVLKLLLNKFKIENSAEEFALYMVHTSGAPRRRPCPARGSGVAEKQKLRGSDFPLLARLLQGPCEQVSKVFLMEKDQVEEVTYDVAQYIKFEMPILRSFIQKLEEEEDREVKKLKHKYSILRLMIEQRLEEISEGPTAM from the exons ATGGAGCTCGGAGGGGACGCGGTGCCCTGCGGGAAGGACAAATTCATCTCCAG gaatgagctgctcctgcacctcaAGACTTACAACATCTACTACGAGGGGCAGAACCTGCAGCTGCGGCACCGGGAG gaggaaggggagcTGATCGTGGAGGGGCTGCTGAACATCTCGTGGGGGCTGCGCCGCCCCATCCGCCTGCAGATGCAGGACGAGCACCAGCGCATCCGGCCgcccccctcctcctcctcctggcactCGGGCTGCAACCTGGGCACCCACGG ctcgCTGCTCAAGCCCAGCACTCTCCCGGACATCCCGGTGACGGACGGCGCGGCCGCTCTCAGCCCGGAGAGCCCCGGGAGAGGCTCAG CCCCCAGGCCGGAGGAGGCCCCGCAGCTGATGCGGACGCGCAGCGACGTCGGCGTCCGGCCCCGCGGCAGCGCCCGCACGCCCGGCGAGCAGCGGCGGCTGCGCCGGCACCGCTTCTCCATCAACGGCCACTTCTACAACCACAAG ACCTCGGTGTTCACGCCCGCCTACGGCTCCGTCACCAACGTGCGCATCAACAGCGCCATGACCACGCCGCAGGTGCTCAAACTGCTGCTCAACAAGTTCAAG ATTGAGAACTCTGCAGAGGAGTTTGCTCTGTATATGGTGCACACGAGCGGAG CCCCGCGGCGCCGCCCGTGCCCAGCCCGCGGTTCTGGCGttgcagagaagcagaagctgcGCGGCAGCGACTTCCCCCTGCTGGCCCGGCTGCTGCAGGGCCCCTGCGAGCAGGTCTCCAAGGTCTTCCTCATGGAGAAGGACCAGGTGGAAGAGGTCACCTACGAC GTCGCCCAGTACATCAAATTTGAGATGCCCATCCTCAGGAGCTTCATCcagaagctggaggaggaggaggatcgGGAAGTGAAGAAGCTGAAGCACAA gtACTCCATCCTGAGGCTGATGATcgagcagaggctggaggagaTTTCTGAGGGTCCCACGGCGATGTGA
- the RASSF2 gene encoding ras association domain-containing protein 2 isoform X2, translated as MELGGDAVPCGKDKFISRNELLLHLKTYNIYYEGQNLQLRHREEEGELIVEGLLNISWGLRRPIRLQMQDEHQRIRPPPSSSSWHSGCNLGTHGSLLKPSTLPDIPVTDGAAALSPESPGRGSAPRPEEAPQLMRTRSDVGVRPRGSARTPGEQRRLRRHRFSINGHFYNHKTSVFTPAYGSVTNVRINSAMTTPQVLKLLLNKFKIENSAEEFALYMVHTSGEKQKLRGSDFPLLARLLQGPCEQVSKVFLMEKDQVEEVTYDVAQYIKFEMPILRSFIQKLEEEEDREVKKLKHKYSILRLMIEQRLEEISEGPTAM; from the exons ATGGAGCTCGGAGGGGACGCGGTGCCCTGCGGGAAGGACAAATTCATCTCCAG gaatgagctgctcctgcacctcaAGACTTACAACATCTACTACGAGGGGCAGAACCTGCAGCTGCGGCACCGGGAG gaggaaggggagcTGATCGTGGAGGGGCTGCTGAACATCTCGTGGGGGCTGCGCCGCCCCATCCGCCTGCAGATGCAGGACGAGCACCAGCGCATCCGGCCgcccccctcctcctcctcctggcactCGGGCTGCAACCTGGGCACCCACGG ctcgCTGCTCAAGCCCAGCACTCTCCCGGACATCCCGGTGACGGACGGCGCGGCCGCTCTCAGCCCGGAGAGCCCCGGGAGAGGCTCAG CCCCCAGGCCGGAGGAGGCCCCGCAGCTGATGCGGACGCGCAGCGACGTCGGCGTCCGGCCCCGCGGCAGCGCCCGCACGCCCGGCGAGCAGCGGCGGCTGCGCCGGCACCGCTTCTCCATCAACGGCCACTTCTACAACCACAAG ACCTCGGTGTTCACGCCCGCCTACGGCTCCGTCACCAACGTGCGCATCAACAGCGCCATGACCACGCCGCAGGTGCTCAAACTGCTGCTCAACAAGTTCAAG ATTGAGAACTCTGCAGAGGAGTTTGCTCTGTATATGGTGCACACGAGCGGAG agaagcagaagctgcGCGGCAGCGACTTCCCCCTGCTGGCCCGGCTGCTGCAGGGCCCCTGCGAGCAGGTCTCCAAGGTCTTCCTCATGGAGAAGGACCAGGTGGAAGAGGTCACCTACGAC GTCGCCCAGTACATCAAATTTGAGATGCCCATCCTCAGGAGCTTCATCcagaagctggaggaggaggaggatcgGGAAGTGAAGAAGCTGAAGCACAA gtACTCCATCCTGAGGCTGATGATcgagcagaggctggaggagaTTTCTGAGGGTCCCACGGCGATGTGA
- the PRNP gene encoding major prion protein homolog, whose translation MARLLGTRCLLLLLLLGVCTDIARAKKGKGKPGWGGGSHRQPSYPRQPGYPQNPGYPHNPGYPHNPGYPHNPGYPHNPGYPGWGQGYNPSSGGTYHQNPWKAPKPKPSFKHVAGAAAAGAVVGGLGGYAMGRVMSGMHYRFDSPDEYRWWNENAARYPNQVYYRDYRDQRGPVPQDVFVADCFNITVTEHNIGPAARRNASEAAPANQTDAELEARVVTKVIREMCIQQYQEYRLASGVRPPLADASLAALLLLLLFALH comes from the coding sequence ATGGCCCGGCTCCTCGGCACccgctgcctgctgctgctgctgctgctcggcGTCTGCACCGACATCGCCCGCGCCAAGAAGGGCAAAGGCAAACCCGGCTGGGGCGGGGGCAGCCACCGCCAGCCCAGCTACCCCCGCCAGCCCGGCTACCCCCAAAACCCGGGCTACCCGCACAACCCGGGCTACCCCCACAACCCCGGCTACCCCCACAACCCCGGCTACCCCCACAACCCCGGCTACCCGGGCTGGGGGCAGGGCTACAACCCGTCCAGCGGCGGGACCTACCACCAGAACCCGTGGAAGGCGCCCAAGCCCAAGCCCAGCTTCAAGCACGtggcgggggcggcggcggcgggcgccgTGGTGGGGGGCCTGGGGGGCTACGCCATGGGCAGGGTGATGTCGGGCATGCACTACCGCTTCGACAGCCCCGACGAGTACCGCTGGTGGAACGAGAACGCCGCGCGCTACCCCAACCAGGTCTACTACCGCGACTACCGCGACCAGCGCGGCCCCGTGCCGCAGGACGTCTTCGTGGCCGACTGCTTCAACATCACCGTCACCGAGCACAACATCGGCCCCGCCGCCAGGCGCAACGCCTCGGAGGCGGCGCCCGCCAACCAGACGGATGCGGAGCTGGAGGCGCGCGTGGTGACCAAGGTGATCCGCGAGATGTGCATCCAGCAGTACCAGGAGTACCGGCTGGCCTCGGGCGTGCGGCCGCCGCTCGCCGACGCCTCGCTGGCcgccctgctgctcctcctgctcttcgCCCTGCACTAG